In Micromonospora inyonensis, the genomic window GCGTGCGGCGCGGCGGCGGGCGGGCCGGTCCAGTGGCGCGGGTGCGGCGACGGCGATGGGTTGGGCCTGTATGCGCCAGAACGCGTAGGCGATCGCGGCGCACGGGCGCGTGCGGGCGGTGGCGTCGGCGATGACGTACCGCCCGTCGGGTGCGGTCTCCCAGTCGCGGTCGGGCTCGTCGATGTCCGGTTGCTGCACGGCGGGTACCGGTGCGGCGATCGGCAGCACGTCCAGGTTCGTCATCACGTACGGGCCGAGCCGCGACAGCAGGGTCGGATCCTGCCGGGCGTAACGCTGGATGCGGGCGGCGTGGGGATCCTCGGGGTCGTCGCGGTCGGCCCATCCGCAGATCAGCCATGACCGGCCTATGGGGGCGGCGATGGTGGCCCAGGTGATCGCGGCGACGCCGCTGACCTGGCCGGACAGGGTGCGGTGGTAGATCGGTTCGGGCAGGAAGAGCACGCTGCCGTCGGTGGGGGCGGCGTCGGCGGTGAGCAGGTCGCCGGCGAGGTCGAGGGCTTCCGCCGCGGCGGCGACGATGGCGGTCATGGCGGGGGCGAGCACGTACGCCTCTCCCTGTGCCCACACCGCGCCGCTGGCGCGCTGGAGCACGTCGACGAGTTTCCGGTCCGGATGGGTCTCGTCGTCGTTGTCGGCCGGTGGAAGGCCCGCGAAGCGGGTCGCGACGAAGGCTCGGATGTACTCGCCGCCTGCGGTGCTGGCGCAGTACTCGTGCATGCGGGTCTTCATCTCGACGGCCGCCCGCGCGTACCCGGCGAGGGTGCTCTCGGTACGGAAGGTCATGTGTCCTCCTGATCAGAGTTGGGGTTGGTCGTTTCGGCTCGGTCTGGGGCTACGCGGCGTAGGCGGCGGTGAGGGTCGCGCCGGGGACGCGGCGCGGTAGTCGTTGCGGGATCCGCGATCGCAGGTGGGCGGCGGTGGCGGTGATGCCGGCGGTGAACCAGCCGACGAATCCGCCAGACTCGCGGACAGGTCGCTGCGGTGCTCGTCGCCGGTCGATAGCGGGCTGCTGCGGCAGGCGTGGTGGTTGCGGTACCGCGGCCCGCGCGAGCCGCATGGCCCGTTGTGCCAGCCTGGCGGCCATGCAGGGGCCGGTCTGGTCAGCGCACTGCAGGTTGACGCACCGGTCGTCGGGCCCGGGCTGGTGGGCGGTGAGGACGTCAACGGCCAGCCGCCACAGCAGGGGATCGGTGACGTTGTCAGGTACGAGCGCACGGTGGGATGGGCGGGTGCGGCTTCGGTCGAGCATGACGGATGACCTTCCGATGAGTTGGGTACAGCGGTCACCGCCGAGCGGGGCAGGTCGTGTTGTGCCTGATGAACGGCTCGCGCGATGACCATGACGATCGACGCTTATCTCTCGGTGAAGGTCAAGTCGTTCGCCTGGAGCGGTGCCGAGGAGCACGGGGAGCGACGCGACCGCGAGGCCGGCTTTCGCGTCTGGGCTGCCGTTAGCGGCTGCCAGGGTCCTGGCTGGATGGGCCGGGCCGGTTGGTCGCCTCGACGAGGCCCGCCAGCCCCGGTCGGGTAGCTGGCTCGTAGTCGCGTTCGGGCCGATCATTGACGACAACCACCGGGTGCGGTTCGCCCCGCGATCTCGTGATCCGGTAGCCGCGACCGTCGACATCGACCGCGTCGACCCGCCGGATCTCGTGCGGCTCGTCGGACTCGACGAGCACGTCCTCGTAACAGACGGCCCAGGCCAACAGCCGCAGTCCCGGCGTGGGATCGGCGACCAGGTCCCCGATCAGGCCGAGATCGACGCAGGCGGCCAGGGTGGGCCGCCCGACCGGCCGGTCGGCGCGAAGAGCGGCGGCGAGATCCCGCAGGAACTCCGGCAGTCCGGCGCGGTACCGGCCCACGCGTCGACCGTGCACCGGCAGCGGGGCGGCGCGCGCCTGGCGTCTCGTGCCGTGAGGTGCTGACGGTGAGGGCCGGTCCTGCACGAGCAGCAACAGTGGCGGGCGGCCCCAGCCGAGACCGTCGGCGCTGGCTTCGACGTTCAGGAGGAGTCCGGTCAGGGTGTGGACTGCGGCGAAGGACATCACGCTGTGTGGCTCCTTTGACTGGTGGAAGCCCCGCAGGCTGGTCGGCCTGCGGGGCTTCTGGCGTGGTGATGGTGTGGTGCTGGCGGTGTCTGGGCGTGCTATCGGAGGTCGCGGTAGCGGGTGACGGGGCCCGGGGGTGCGGGGTGGCTGGGGTCGTGGGCGTGGGCGCCGCCGCGTGTGTGTTTGACCAGGTACATGGCCTGGTCGGCTGCGTGCAGAAGGTCGCGGGGCAGCATGTCCGGTTCGGCGACGGCGTATCCGACGCTGGCGGTGACGGTCACCTGTTGGCCGGAGATGTCGTACGGGAGGTTCGAGACGCGTTGGTGGGCCGCGTCAGCGGCGGCTTTGACGTCGGCGTGGTTGCCGTGGACGACGAGGGCGAACTCGTCGCCGGACAGGTGTGCGGCCAACGCGACCGGTGTCCCGAGGGCACCCAGCCGGCGGCCGACGGCGTACAGCAGGTCGTTGCCGTGCTCGTGGCCGTAGGTGTCGTTGACGTGCTTGAACCGGTCGAGGTCGATGATGACGAGCCCGAGTGGTTCCCCGAGCAAGAAGGTGGCCTCGAGGTGGGTCCGCAGGGCCCGCCGGTTCGGCAGTTCGGTCGTGTCGCTGTGCGTGGCGAGGCGCAGCCAGTGGGACCGGTCACGCTCGCGGAAGGCCAGGGCCCGACGCTGCTGGTGAAGGGTCCGGCGCTGCCAGGCGAGCAGGGGTGCCGCGGCGGCGAGGCCGGCGAGGACTCCGCCGATCGCCGTGAGATAGGAATCCAGGTGGGACACTTGACGTCGCTCCTTGTGTGTGAAGGAGCACCGGGGTGGGCGTGGTTCCGCCAAGTTCGACGCCCGCCCCGGGCTACCAGGGTGGGTTGGGCTAGTCGGACTTCGGGGCGAGTTGGAAGGTCGCCGGCTTCTCGACGACCTGCACGACGTGGCTGTCGGCGACGAGCTTGTGCACGGCGTTGACGACCGCGCCCGCGCTGGCCTTGGCCGAGCCGCTGCCCTCGTTCGCCTTGTCGATGGCCTTGCACAACTGGCTGGTCTTGAACTGCTGGTCGGGATGGGCTTCGAACACGTCGAGGATCGCTCCGCGCAGCGTGCCCTTCGACCGCCGTGACCTCCCACCGGTTGATGGGTTCGCCGCCTCGGCCTGCCCGGTGGTCGCGGTGGAGGCGTCGGTGGTCGCCGGCTCCGGGCTGGGCGGGTCTTCCGACGCGTCGGCTGCCTCGGCAACCGCCGGGTCCTCGGCATCGGCGGTGGCGAGGACCGCCTCGCTCTCACCTTCGGCTTCGGACGCGGTCGGTCCGCTCGGGCTGCCGCCCGGACGCGGCGGGTCTGCTGAGGCCGGTTGGACGCTGGTTGGCTCGTCGTCCGGTTCGGCCGCGCCAGCGGCGCCGGTCTTCTGCGGCGGTGCCGGAGGCTCGTCCGGCTGTTCCGGCTCGTCCGCACCGTCCTCGGTCCGTGCTGGCCTGCTCGGCAGCTCGCCGTCGTCCCCGCCGTCGCCGTCGGCGTTGGTCGTGGTGGCCGGCGCGTCGTCGTGGTCGCTGGTTCCCGCCTTCGCGGCCTGTCGCCAGAGCGTGCGGCCGTCGTCGGCGCGGAACGTCTCGGCCTGACGAGCCTCTTCCAACAACCGAAGTCGTTTGGTGGCCGTCGAGTACCCCACACCGGCTCGTGCGGCGATCGCGGCGGCCGTTCCCTGGCCGAGTTCCGCCAGGGCGGCGGCGACCTTGTCGAGCGCGGTGGGCGCCGTGGTCTGCTCCGGGTTGTTGTCCATCTGTCCTCCCCTGTTCTGCTGTTCGATCTGCCTGGATATGGCGTGCACTGATGCACGCTTCGACGGCGCCTCGTGATCAAGTCGGATGACCGGATCTCGGGACGCCGTCGGAGCGGTCGTCTCAGTGGCGGGGGCTGCGCCGTCGGGCGGCGGTCCGCTTCGGGAGCCGCCGTCCGGCCGTGATGTAGGGGGCGAGCGCCTCCCGCATCCGGGCGAGGTTGTGCGGGGCCAGGTCGATCTCGTACTCGACACCTTCGAGGGCGAATCGATAGGTGCCGACGTTGTCCCGGCTGTGGTCCATGTCGTCCGTGACCAGCACGATTCTCTTAGTTGCCATGGTCTTTATTCCTTTCGTAGAGATACGGCGACGCCTCCGGGCCCGGTACGACGCCGCGCGGCGCGGCCGTACCCAAGGCGCGCTGATCGCGTGTGCTCGGCCCGGCGTCGGCCGGAGTTGGTGTGATGCGGGGTGTCGTGAGCGAGAGGGGACGCTCAGGGCGCCATCGGTCAACGCTGGGGCGCGGAGCGCCTTGGCGGTTACTTCTGCTCTGGGCCGCCTACTCGGCGCGGAGAATCGCGTCGGCCCGTTGGAAGAGCCGCTCGGCGAGGTTCTCCAGCGGTGTCGGGCTGGTGCTGCGGTATGGGGTGCCGGCGTGCCAGGTCGATGGTGGTTCGTTGGCGAGTTGGGTCCAGGTCATCGCGGGGGTGAAGACCTCGACGAGGGCGTAGCTCTGGTGTTGGTAGGCGTCGCGGTGGATCCGGACTCGCAGGAGATTGCCGTGGGTTCGGCGGATTTCGGTGAGGTCGTAGCCTTGCCGGTGCTCGCCGAAGGTGCGGTCGACCAGCGTCGTACCACGGTGAGTCGTCTTGACCTTGTCGTCCTGGCGGCCGCTGGTCACCGCTGCTCCTCGGGTAGGTCGAGGCCGGCGGCGTGGTACGAGGCGGCGGCGAGGTGCTGTGCGGCACGGCGGAGCGCTTCGCTCGCGTGGGCGAGCGTCTGGCGCAGCGCCGCCTTGTGGGTTTCGTCGAGGCCTGCGGTGTCGCTGTCCGTGGGGCGCTCGACGACGTGCCGCAGGGCGGTGTGGAACGTGTTCGTGAGGTAGGTCAGCGAGGTGGTCAGGTCGGCGAGGTCCTGCGGCGTCGGCAGGGCGACGGTCCTGGCCGGGCCGAGGCAGTTCGACAGGTAGGTGGTGAGGGTCCCGAGGAGCCTCGTGGCCGTCCGGGTCAGGTCTGGGCTGAAGCCGGCCTCGTCGCTGAACGCCGACCCGATCAGCTCGGCCAGGTGCGCGGGAGACAGGCTTGTCGGCTCCTGTAGTGCTTCGGGAGTCGTCGGCTCGGGATCCGTGTTCGAGGCGGTGGCGGGAAGCGCAGGGGATGCGTGCTCGTCCGCTCCGGCGCGAGCGGTCAGGGCGGCGACCTTGCGGGCGTGGGACCAGGCGCCGCCGGTTGCCTGCGCCGACTGGGCGGACCAGTCGGCGGCGTCGTAGAGCAGCGTCTGGACCTCGTCGGCCCCGTCGATGGCGTCGCCCCGGGATTCGCTGTGGTCGTCGAGTCCGGTGAACGGTGACTGGCGGGCCTGTTCGTGGATGTAGGTCCCGGTCTGTACGTGGATGCGGGCGAGCAGCCGTGTGGTGCGGTGCAGGTGCCCGACGAGGTGCGCGACGTCGGAGGGCGTGGGCAGGGCCGTCAGGGCGCTGAACGGGCCGGTGGCGGTGTGGAGCCAGCGGTGGAGGTGCTCGGCGGCGATGATGGCGCTGCCCAGACGGGCCGGATCGTGGGGGCCGTCGGTCGCGAACAGGACGTTCATCGCGTCGACCCAGGCGTTGGTCTCCGTGTCGAACGGAAGCCGGTCCTCGACGAACACCGGCTGGGAGTGGCGTCCGTCCTCGGTGGGGCAGATGGGCGTGTTGTCCGGCAGGTGCCACCACGTGGCTCCGCCGCCGCGGTAGGCGGTGGCCCAGCTCTGGAAGGGCTGGTCAACTACCGGTTCGTCGCAGAAGGGGCAGATCGGGAGTCGGATCATGGTGCTTCGTCCTTTCAGACAGAGGGATGACGGCGACCGGGATTGATCGCCGTGGGCTTTTTTCTGGTCGGGGGTGGGACCAGGTCAGTGACCGGTGATTGCGATGCCGTGCTGGTCTTGGAAGAGGGAAAGGGCGGCCGTGTCGCTGGCCGGTCGCGCGAACGGCGCGCCCCGGCCCTGGGGCGGCCGGCGGGTTCAGGTGAGGTGGGGTGCCTCGGGCACAAGCTCGTTGTCGACCGGTGCGCGGGGTGGCGGCGACGGGTGCTCGGCGAGGTCCGGGGCGGCGGCGGGCGTGAACCGGAAGACCGGGTTCATGGTGGTGGGGCGCCTCCTGCTGGGGAGGCGACGGGTGGGTTGGTGGAGCCGATCGGGCAGCAGCGCGTCCTTCGGGTACAAGGAGTGGCGGCTGCTGGCCCGATCGGTTCCGGGGAGGTGTCAGTGCGGGGCGTGGAAGCGTCCGCGGCCGACACCGGGGATGACGGTGTCGTCGACGTAGTCGACGACGAAGGTGCTCCAACCGGCGTCGACACCCCGCTGGATGAGGTGGAGCAGATTGCGCTCCGGATCCTGTAGCGGGATGTCGCCGAGACGGCCCGGGTACAGCCGTCGGTAGCGTTTGCCGGTCAGTTGTTCGGCGAGCACCGGTGTCTCCTGCCAGCCGAGAAGGCTGTAGGCGACGGGCCGTAGGCGGTGGCGCTCACTCGCGTGAGGGCTGTTGCTGCTCAGGTAGATGTGGTGGAACTCGTCGTGCAGCAGCCGCAGCGCCGGTGGTGCCGGTGGGGCTGCCTCGAGGCTGCCCATGCGCTGAGCACGGATGCATGCGTCGGCGAGGTGCTCGACCTCGTCGAGCAGGAACATGACGCGACCCATGAGGGGTCTCCTTCCTGTCCCGACTCGGGTTAGAGCGCGACCGCGAGCAGTCGCTGGTTGGGGTCGATGGCGGCGAACAGGCGGTTGGCCTGTTCGAGGTAGGTCACCCGGTCGGCCATGGCGTCGCTGGCCGGAGCCAGCTTGGCTCCCTCGACGGTGATCACCGCGTCGCCCGCGACCGCGGACAGCGCGCTGTAGTGCTGGTAGGCCATGAAACCGGCCTGGTACATCTCCAGCTCGTCGAGGGCGATCTGCCCGGCGCCGTACATGGCGGCGTTGTGCATCCGGATCGCGTTGACCCGGGGCTGGTTGTTGAAGGCCGCCACCGCGGCGTCGTACGGGTACTTGTCCGGGTCCGCCAGGTGGCGGGACTCGTAGACGTGCCACGGGGTGGCGTCGCGGGTGCCGTGCACGACCCGGCTGAACACCTGGTGGCGGATGCCCGCCCCCATGGCGGCGGCCTGGAGCATGCCGTCGAGGTCGAGCAGCCGTACCGGTCCGCCGGCGCAGTAGGCCGGGCGGCCCTTACGCAGGCTGATCATCTGCTGGTGGTGCCACAAGCGCAGGGACGTGCTGGCCCAGAAGCGGGGCGACAGGGTGCCCTGGACGCCGAAGTTGCGGTCGAGCTGGTGCGCGGTCAGTGCCTCGCGGGGCAGCTCGTCCGGGATGCAGAGGATCATGGTGCGGATCGTGGCCGTCGGCTTGACAGCCGGGGTGCGGGTGACCGTGCGGTGGTTTTTGCCCATGAATGTCCTCCTTGATGTGGGCGCGTCAGGGCGCGCGGGGATAGCCGGCCCACCGGTTGCGTGGGTCGGCTGAGGGAGAGGTGTGGTGCGGGTTGGTGGGGTGCGACCTCGGGGTCGCCGCGCGGCGCGGCGCCGACCGGCCCGGGCTGGGCGGGTGGGCGTGGCGCACCGGCAAGGTGCGGCGGTGGTTCCGAGGTGGGACCGAACCGGGGTGGAGATATATAGAGGTGCTGTTGGTGCCGTGAACGGTAGTGGCCTGTTCTGTCAGGCCGTTCCGGCGAGATGATCGCCGAAGAGTGGCATTGGCCTGCGCTGTGAGAGGTTCCGGCCCGCTGTGGGCCGGCGGCGGCGCGGTCGCTGTGAGACTCCGCGACCCTCACAGCCGACCGTGACCGGTGACAGACGCGGACGGTGGTCGACCTGGTGGTGTCTACAGGTGGTCGAAGCGCTGCGGGTTGGTGGCCGTGTCGGGGCCGTGGTCGGAGGGCAGCTCGTGCAGGTGCCGCCGGTGGGTGGGGTCCGAGACCAGCGTCCAGACCCTGCCGGCCGGGTCGGGGCCGTGGACGGCGGTGGCGATCGGGCTGGCGGTGCGCAGCCCGGCGAGCACGCGGAGCAGGCTGGCCTCGCGGCGGCGGCTGGGGACCCAGAACAGGACGGGGTAGGCGGGCCCGAAGGTGGTGAGGCGTTCGTAGCCGCGCAGCTTGGCCACGACACGGGCGAGGTTCTCGGTGTCGTTGTCGTGTTCCAGGAAGAACCCCGTCGAGGTGCCGCCGGTGGTCCAGATGCCGTGTCCGTCGGGGCGTGTCGACGACGCGTGAAAAATGACCCTGTGTCGACGGGTCAAAACTGACCCCCTTCAGTGATCTTGAGTTAAGACATGGAGGGTGATCAAAGTGGAGGATTGGGCGGAAATCCGCCGGCTCTACCTGGCCGAGCAGATGCCGATCAAGGCGATCGCACGCAGGCTCGGGCTGTCGCGTAACACGGTCCGTAGCGCGGTTCGGTCGGTGCAGCCGCCGAAGTACGTGCGGGCGGCGAAGGGCTCGATCGTGGACGCGGCCGAGCCGCGGATCCGGGCGTTGTTGAAGGAGTTTCCGGACATGCCGGCGACGGTGATCGCGGAGCGTATCGGTTGGACGCGGTCGTTGACGGTGCTCAAGGAACGGGTCCGTGAGTTGCGGCCGGTGTATGCGCCGGTTGATCCGGCTTCGCGCACTGTCTACGGGCCTGGCGAGCGGGCGCAGTGTGATCTGTGGTTCCCGCCGGCGCCGGTTCCGTTGGGGTTCGGGCAGGTGGCCACCCCGCCGGTGCTGGTGATGGTGTCGGGCTATTCCCGCTGGTTGTGCGCGACGACGATCCCGACGCGGTCCGCGGAGGATCTGGTCCTGGGGCAGTGGGCGGTGTTGGGTCAGCTGGGTGGGGTGCCGCGGGAGTTGGTGTGGGACAACGAGTCCGGGGTGGGCCGCTACGGTGGCGCGCAGCCCAAACTCACCGCGCAGTTCAGCGTGCTACGCGGGATGGTGGGCACCAGGGTGCGGATCCTGCGCCCGCGGGATCCGGAGTCCAAGGGCCTGGTCGAGCGTGCCAACGGCTATCTGGAGACCTCCTTCCTGCCCGGACGCCGGTTCGCCAGCGTGGCCGATTTCAACATCCAGTTGGCTGATTGGATCGCCCTGGCCAACACCCGGCCGAAGCGGGCACTCGATGCGGCGGCGCCGGCCGATCGGATCGGCGCGGACCGGGCCGCGATGGGCGCGTTGCCGCCGATCGAGGCCACGGCGATCGGCTGGCGGCACACGGTACGACTCGGACGTGACCACTACGTCCGGCTCGACAGCTGCGACTACTCGGTGCACCCGAACGCCGTGGGGCACCGGGTCGAGGTCACCGCCGATCTGCACACCGTGCGCGTCCTGCGCTCCGGTGTTCTGGTCGGCGAGCACGAGCGGTGCTGGGCCCGGCAGCAGACCATCACCGACCCCGAGCACACGAAGGCGGCCGCGGTGATGCGGCAGGCGTATCAAGACCGGCCCCGAGGCCGCGCCGCGGCCCAGGTCGCGTGTCGGGACCTGGCCGACTACGACCGGATCCTCGGCACCAGCGGCGACGACCTGGCGGAGGTGGCCTGATGACCCCCACCACCACGGCGGCGCAGGCGAGTGCGCTGACCGCCGCCGCGTCCTTGCTGGCCACCGCCGCGTTGATGGACGCCGTCGGCGCGCAACGCGTGTCGGTGACCGTGGCCGACATCGACATCGACATCCAGGTCCCGGCCCGCACCGGCACCGAAGCGGCCCGGGCGGCGGTCGTGGCCGCCTACGCCCACGCGTTGTCGACGCCGGTGCAGCGCCGCGCCGGCGGCCCGCACACGTGGATCGAGGCCCACGGCACCATCGCCGGCCACCCGGTCCACGTCTGGACCATCGCCGACGTCGAACCGGCCACGCGACAGGCGATGGCCTGATGCCCACCAAGACCACCACCCACCCCGGCCGCACCGGCACGCCGACCAGCCGGGACACCACCGCCGAGATCGCCTACCTGACCCGCGCGCTCAAGGCGCCGACCCTGCGTGACGCCGTCACCCGACTGGCCGACCGCGCCCGCACCGAGAACTGGACACACGAGGAATTCCTGGCCGCCTGCCTCCACCGTGAGGTCGCCGCCCGGGAGTCCCACGGCGGTGAGGGCCGCATCCGCGCCGCCCGCTTCCCCGCCCGGAAGGCCCTGGAAGAGTTCGACTTCGACCACCAGCGCTCGTTGAAACGCGACCTCCTCGCCCACTTGGGCACCCTCGACTTCGTCGCCGCCCGAGACAACGTGGTGTTCCTCGGCCCTCCCGGCACCGGCAAGACCCACCTCGCCACCGGCCTGGGCATCCGTGCCTGCCAAGCCGGCCACCGCGTCGCGTTCGCCACCGCCGCCGAATGGGTCGCCCGACTGGCTACCGCGCACAACGCCGGCCGACTACAGGACGAGATCACCAAACTCGGCCGCATCCCACTGATAATTATCGATGAGGTCGGCTACATCCCGTTCGAACCCGAAGCCGCGAACCTGTTCTTCCAACTCGTCTCCGCCCGCTACGAACGCGCCAGCCTCATCGTCACCTCGAACAAACCCTTCGGCCGCTGGGGCGAGGTCTTCGGCGACGACACCGTCGCCGCCGCCATGATCGACCGCCTCGTCCACCACGCCGAAGTCATCAGCCTGAAAGGAGACAGCTACCGCCTCAAAGACCGCGACCTCGGCCGCGTCCCCGCAGCCACCAACGACGACGACCGATGAACAACCAGGGGGTCAAATTTCGGCCGCCGCTAAAGGGTCAAATTTCGAATGTCGTTGACAGGGCGGATGCCGGCCTGGGCGTAGACGGTGGTGGCGTGCTGTTCGGACCACCAGCGGGACAGGCGGGCGTCAGCGGTGCGGCGGGCGGTGGCGATCAGGTCGGTGAAGAACTGGTTGACCCCGAGCAGGTGGTTGACCTGGCCGCTGGCGGCGATGCGTTTGGCGCGCTCAAGGGAGCTGCGCGGCGGCTTGCCGCCGAGGCCTGCCGGATCGTGGTAGGCGGTGGGGTGCAGTTGCAGTCCGACGGGGCCGAGGGTGTAGAGCAGGGAACCGTACCGGCCGGCGTGGCTGCTGCGGCCGAAGCGGTGCAGCACGTCGAGGCGGTGCAGGATCGTGAGCCGGCGCTGCGCGGTGCGGCGGCTGTCGAAGAAGGCGCTGGTGATCTGGTCGGTGGACAGCAGGTAGTGCTCGGCGAGCAGCGCCAGGAGGGCGCGGTCGCGGGGGACGACGCGACCGAAGACCGCGAGCGGATCCGGTTTGCTGGAGGCGGACGGAACACGGGAGTACACGGGTTGCTCCTAGGGAGGATGAGGGTTCCCTCCCGATCGGGAGGGTGTCTGGCGGGCGGGAGAGTGGTGCGGAGGGTCTGTCAGGGGGTGTGTGCGGCACTGACAGCCCAGGTCAGCACGGTGCGGCGGGTGTCCGGCGGTCTCCGGTGGCGATCCCGGTGACGATCCGGCAGACGATCCGGGCGACGCCATCGGCTGACGGACTGGTCAGGTGCGGTCGCGTTGCGGGCGGGTCGGCCGCTGGTCGGGCTTGCGGCTGAGTCGCTCGACGAGTTCGTCGACGGCGCTGGTGTCCTGGCTCGGTACCGCCGC contains:
- a CDS encoding GGDEF domain-containing protein, producing the protein MSHLDSYLTAIGGVLAGLAAAAPLLAWQRRTLHQQRRALAFRERDRSHWLRLATHSDTTELPNRRALRTHLEATFLLGEPLGLVIIDLDRFKHVNDTYGHEHGNDLLYAVGRRLGALGTPVALAAHLSGDEFALVVHGNHADVKAAADAAHQRVSNLPYDISGQQVTVTASVGYAVAEPDMLPRDLLHAADQAMYLVKHTRGGAHAHDPSHPAPPGPVTRYRDLR
- the istB gene encoding IS21-like element helper ATPase IstB, which encodes MPTKTTTHPGRTGTPTSRDTTAEIAYLTRALKAPTLRDAVTRLADRARTENWTHEEFLAACLHREVAARESHGGEGRIRAARFPARKALEEFDFDHQRSLKRDLLAHLGTLDFVAARDNVVFLGPPGTGKTHLATGLGIRACQAGHRVAFATAAEWVARLATAHNAGRLQDEITKLGRIPLIIIDEVGYIPFEPEAANLFFQLVSARYERASLIVTSNKPFGRWGEVFGDDTVAAAMIDRLVHHAEVISLKGDSYRLKDRDLGRVPAATNDDDR
- the istA gene encoding IS21 family transposase, which produces MIKVEDWAEIRRLYLAEQMPIKAIARRLGLSRNTVRSAVRSVQPPKYVRAAKGSIVDAAEPRIRALLKEFPDMPATVIAERIGWTRSLTVLKERVRELRPVYAPVDPASRTVYGPGERAQCDLWFPPAPVPLGFGQVATPPVLVMVSGYSRWLCATTIPTRSAEDLVLGQWAVLGQLGGVPRELVWDNESGVGRYGGAQPKLTAQFSVLRGMVGTRVRILRPRDPESKGLVERANGYLETSFLPGRRFASVADFNIQLADWIALANTRPKRALDAAAPADRIGADRAAMGALPPIEATAIGWRHTVRLGRDHYVRLDSCDYSVHPNAVGHRVEVTADLHTVRVLRSGVLVGEHERCWARQQTITDPEHTKAAAVMRQAYQDRPRGRAAAQVACRDLADYDRILGTSGDDLAEVA
- a CDS encoding replication-relaxation family protein; translation: MYSRVPSASSKPDPLAVFGRVVPRDRALLALLAEHYLLSTDQITSAFFDSRRTAQRRLTILHRLDVLHRFGRSSHAGRYGSLLYTLGPVGLQLHPTAYHDPAGLGGKPPRSSLERAKRIAASGQVNHLLGVNQFFTDLIATARRTADARLSRWWSEQHATTVYAQAGIRPVNDIRNLTL
- a CDS encoding Lsr2 dimerization domain-containing protein, which encodes MATKRIVLVTDDMDHSRDNVGTYRFALEGVEYEIDLAPHNLARMREALAPYITAGRRLPKRTAARRRSPRH